Genomic DNA from Candidatus Binataceae bacterium:
TCGCGGAGAGATCGTCGGCGCGGACGTCCTTGTAATAGCCCTCCTTGTTGGAGCGCCCGATTGGCGTGCGAACTCCATCAACGATTACGACGTCGCGCATGGCTTCTGCCTCCGGGGTCTTAGCTTCGACATTGTTGACATCGGGCCGAACGGCGGTCCATGAGTCTAACATGCGCCGCGCCGCGCCCGGCAAAGGTCCGATAGCAATCGCCCGAGGCCGGCGCAGCGGCGCGCTGAGGGCGGTCGAGAGAGGTCACCATGGCGGCTAGTCAGCGAAGCTCCGGCGCGGTTTCGGCCAGCCGGCAGTACGCGCCTTACGTCGAGGCGGACTGGGGTTTCAAGAATACCTGGTACCCGGCGCTTTTCAGCCACGAGCTCGGCGACAACACCGTGAGGGGCGTCACGATGGCCGGGCGCGACATCGCGCTCCGCCGCGCACGCGGCAAGGTTTACGCCTTGCGCGACCGCTGCGCGCATCGCGGAGTCAAAATGTCGCTGCGTCCGATGTGCCTGACCGACGAGACCCTGAGCTGCTGGTACCACGGCTTCACCTACGGTCTCGAAGACGGCGTGCTGAAGACGATAGTGGCCTCGCCCGACGATCCGCTGATCGGCAAGGTTCGCATCCGCACCTACCCGGTGGTGGAGCGCGCGGGGATCATCTTCGTCTTCGTCGGCGACGAGGATTTCGCACCGCTGCCGCCCCTGGAAGCCGACATGCCGATTCGGATAACCGACGACGCCAACCCTGTTCCGCACATCCTCGATGAAAAAGTTTATGTCCGCGGGATCCATCGCACCGGCAATTCCAACTGGCGTCTGGCGGCCGAAAACGGATTCGATCCGGGCCATCTGTTGATTCACTGGGACAATCAAATCGTCGCGGCGACCGACCGCAAGCTCGGGC
This window encodes:
- a CDS encoding Rieske 2Fe-2S domain-containing protein, yielding MAASQRSSGAVSASRQYAPYVEADWGFKNTWYPALFSHELGDNTVRGVTMAGRDIALRRARGKVYALRDRCAHRGVKMSLRPMCLTDETLSCWYHGFTYGLEDGVLKTIVASPDDPLIGKVRIRTYPVVERAGIIFVFVGDEDFAPLPPLEADMPIRITDDANPVPHILDEKVYVRGIHRTGNSNWRLAAENGFDPGHLLIHWDNQIVAATDRKLGLGVEPIGEGAIRIIDEPEGPKGIMNMYNTRAYKFIMENKAVNMRARGKNSYYARTSMVLPGILLVEHWPIPGWAQYEWYVPTDDKHHEYWEIVVGRCRNEEERREADYLYDNFFEPLGLRDFNNNDLFAREAMQHFYEQGDGWNRESLCAFDAATITWRKVAARFNRGIQEAPESQGGR